GCATTCAAACTCCTTATCCTATAGAAGACTGACTATTAATGACGCAGACTCCATTAGCTTAACAACTGATGATCTATTAAAACTTCCAGCCGATGGATCATTTCCTTTCACTTATATTGGACAAGGTCACCGAGCGAGCAGGAAAAACAAGAAATGTGTTCAAAGACTGGGTCCATTGGACATCGAAAAGAACTCAAATTTTCAAGAACCCTTCACTCCCATGGGCAAGGATAACTTGGCTACTCCTgttgtatacacacatataaatggaAAGCAACGGGGTAGgctaaaaaacccaaaacttaaGAATAGGactaataaatacatttctgaaTCATCTTTATCTTTTCCCAAGAAGTCGTCTTTCGAGGACAATGCAGAACACAATCTTGAAAAGAATTATCCAAGATGGCTCACTAGCCAGAAATCTGACCTTAATGTTTCAGGGATAACTAGTATACCTGATTTCAAATACCCAGTCTGGCTCCACAATCAAGACTTGCTACCTGATGCAAATAGTCAAAGGGTTTATGTAGAAGATCAGTGTTCCCCTAGACATAGTTATCAGGCACAAAGAACTTCTCGGCTTATGAATAAATTAGGTTGTTTTGAATATTCTTTTGAACCCTCAAACTTTTCACATTACTTGAGTGATGATAAAGGATTAGTTAATGAGTACAAATGTGATTCTGAACATAACCAATGTCAGTGTGAGAATCCACTTCTCCCAGGACAATCCAAAAAGCCATTCAGTggtaatacttttttttattttgtttttttttttttaaagccaaagaaAGTGCTGTAAATTTGACCTAATACCTAGGAGCTTTCTATTTTTGATATAATGTCTTTTTAGAATGCTTAAGATCTTCATTTATGTAGCATTTTGTAACTAGAAAATATCTTTTCTCTCCCCAttccctgttttttttctttttttttgcttgaaaTGTCACATTTTAACATAATTTGCTGTTCTAGATATGTGGATATTCCAAATTATCTGAATTCTTGTTGACTGTGAGATTTTGTTGAGCTTTGCATTTTGTgttaaagaattaatataatcttttaaaattaggtGACAAAATTGAATTGCTTATCCTGAAGGCCAAGAAAAATCTAGAGCAGTGTACAGAAGAATTACCAAGGTCTATGAAAAAGGATGATAGTCCTTGCTCATTAGATAAACTTGAAGCAGAAAGATCATGGGAAAATATTCCTGTTACTTTGTAAGTAAGTGACTGGAAAAACTAAGTGTTCAAATGAAAATGTCATGTgaacatcttatttattttttaaataacttaatgCTAATTAAACAATGCTAATAACATTGTAATTCTGTAGAATATAGCTTTCAGTGTTGTTTGCTTTAAgttgcattttttctttgttaccACAAGATGGTGTAACATTTCATAATCTTAGGTATATAACTTGTCTTTATCACATGTTCATTTTGTTTCACTATAAAATATCGATATATGTCTTAATATGAGGGATTGATTATaaccaaaaataattattttgcagATGGAAGAGTTATGAAATACTTGTTACTTTCTCTTTACTTTAAGCATTTCCCCTTCTTCATATATTAAAGCTATCCTTTTCTTTTcgtttatattttactttcttttttagtcattattttccTTAAATGATGATGCATTTTCTTCTGCATCCTATTGTATAAATTCTTGTAGTTCCTAACATTATTTGTGTGCTTAACTTTTCTGTGATATAGTTTCtcagaataatttaaaaagtatatctaGATACCTGAGAATGTGAGTGTGGAATTAGAATTGGAAGTTTATATGGGAAAGTTTTTATTCTTAGTGATATTATTACATTTGGGCTTATCAACAGTGCATTCCTGGTAACCCTATATCATGCCTTAGGCTCTGGTAATTTATTATCATCAGTTGTCTAACCCTTTCATTTTGTTATAGACAGAGTCTGTCActtcctgtcttcttttttgATTGTTTCTCAGTTGAGTACCTTATTTTTGAATGTATTTGCTGACTGTAATGCCAGTTTGGAATGCCATCTCTGCCACTTTCTTGCTTTGAGACCTTGTACAAGTTACTTCTCTAAATGTTaaagatggagaaataaaatgtttcagggttgtgaggattcaattgATTAGAAAATGAATATGAAGTACTTAAGGCAGTTTCTAACTTAGGGTGAGATCTCTTATAAGTTGTAGTAGTGGTGATGATTatccagaatattttattttttccttttagcctcATTTCTCAAGTTGTTTCAGTGGTACCTTCCCCCACTTCCCTCCAACCTGGGATAATAACAAGCTCACTTGATGTTTAACTTCTGTTAtacttcttattttctaatttcttattttcttatcagTTGGTTTGTGTACTAGCAAAGTATCATAGCTGCAATATTTTGCTTTCAATTGGACCCAAAATGAATGACATGTTTAAGAGTAAAATTTTTGAGTGCATTTAATCATTTTAGTAATTAGGTAATATAACTTCTGGCTTGTATAATTAATATTATCAATGGTTTGGCCTAGTACCTTGTATTCAATAGCTCATTTTTGGAAGATTGAATTTATATTGTGACAGGTATGTTTGTAGATAAAACTAACAATGGATTGATGAGAAGAACGAATAGACTTTAGTTTGAGATCGACAAATTATTGTCAACCTGCTAtcaaaaacagaattgaaaaggAAGTATTAAAGGTAGTATTCTAAAAGGTAGGGTAAAACCACAACTAggtaattgctttttaaaaaaactttttattacggaaaatttcaaacaaataCGTAAGTAGAATAGTATAATAAACCTCTATGTACCCAGCACCCATTTTCAACAATCAGGTAAATGTTTTTTGCTAACAGTGGGTGGATGTGCAAACTATGTTGGTAAAgagttggggaaaagactacctggGAGTGAGAAAAAGCTCATACCAGATTACGAATCAAATATGTCAGTACATAAGTAccatttattaggaaaaaaaatagcattgTGACATTTAAGTGTTATAAAAAGCTTCTTAGATATTGGAGTTCTTGAGTTACAAACGTTATAGTGATCATTAAGAGATAAATaggatgaatttatttatttttgtgactaaCAATTTGATTTGAGGAATATTCTTGTTTATGCTAGGGATGTCCTTTACTACCCCTTGAACATcagtagaaaaattaatatttattgagcattattAAATATACCAAGTATGCCGAGAATTAATTCAGTGTATTTATACAACACCTCAGTGAGATAAGTGGGACCACAAGTGTAGAAAATGAAGTTCTGATAAATAAATTATACCTAAGATCATATAGTGGGTGGGACTGGGATTTGCACTacagaattttaatttcaaaattgttGCCTTGAAGAAGGAGAACATGTAATTGCGGTCCCATTAGAAACTCTTATGAATTCATGGGGTTTTTTATTATCGTTGGGTAACTAACAGTGTTTAATGGGAAAATTATGCTGCTTATTTCAATCAAATGAGCTTTTGGAGCATAGTCTATAGTTGAGTGCTTATCTCTTTTAAGTTGGGGACTAATATCTTCAGTTTCTTTGAAGTTTGAAAGAAGAAGCAGGGAGATAAGTAGGGGTTGGATTCTGGTATTAGTTTAAGTATAATTACCATGCCACATTGATAAAAAGCATATATATCATGGTTATTTCTTGGTGATCACTTATATTGGAAACTTAATTACTATCTTGTATCCTTTAAATCCTGCTTAGCAAA
Above is a window of Cynocephalus volans isolate mCynVol1 chromosome 13, mCynVol1.pri, whole genome shotgun sequence DNA encoding:
- the C13H18orf54 gene encoding lung adenoma susceptibility protein 2 isoform X3; protein product: MAKSNTKYRVCSRESSVSSLLASCSLNGSNSSNSDGSFHYKDKWYSSASQALQAYIDDFDLSRVHPGVSTGKMNTDEGSTNMPQFSNYIYKPNNAFENLDYKKHSNSLSYRRLTINDADSISLTTDDLLKLPADGSFPFTYIGQGHRASRKNKKCVQRLGPLDIEKNSNFQEPFTPMGKDNLATPVVYTHINGKQRGRLKNPKLKNRTNKYISESSLSFPKKSSFEDNAEHNLEKNYPRWLTSQKSDLNVSGITSIPDFKYPVWLHNQDLLPDANSQRVYVEDQCSPRHSYQAQRTSRLMNKLGCFEYSFEPSNFSHYLSDDKGLVNEYKCDSEHNQCQCENPLLPGQSKKPFSGDKIELLILKAKKNLEQCTEELPRSMKKDDSPCSLDKLEAERSWENIPVTFKSPVPVNSDDNPQQTSRAKYAEGVLEDFLNNDNQTCTLSGGKHHGPVEALKQMLFNLQAVQESFSHNKTSEPKEEIKQVSEGDFSELQLKESMIPITRSLQKALHHLSRLRDLVDDTSGKQSPKI
- the C13H18orf54 gene encoding lung adenoma susceptibility protein 2 isoform X4 gives rise to the protein MAKSNTKYRVCSRESSVSSLLASCSLNGSNSSNSDGSFHYKDKWYSSASQALQAYIDDFDLSRVHPGVSTGKMNTDEGSTNMPQFSNYIYKPNNAFENLDYKKHSNSLSYRRLTINDADSISLTTDDLLKLPADGSFPFTYIGQGHRASRKNKKCVQRLGPLDIEKNSNFQEPFTPMGKDNLATPVVYTHINGKQRGRLKNPKLKNRTNKYISESSLSFPKKSSFEDNAEHNLEKNYPRWLTSQKSDLNVSGITSIPDFKYPVWLHNQDLLPDANSQRVYVEDQCSPRHSYQAQRTSRLMNKLGCFEYSFEPSNFSHYLSDDKGLVNEYKCDSEHNQCQCENPLLPGQSKKPFSGDKIELLILKAKKNLEQCTEELPRSMKKDDSPCSLDKLEAERSWENIPVTFKSPVPVNSDDNPQQTSRAKYAEGVLEDFLNNDNQTCTLSGGKHHGPVEALKQMLFNLQAVQESFSHNKTSEPKEEIKQVSEGDFSELQLKESMIPITRSLQKQ
- the C13H18orf54 gene encoding lung adenoma susceptibility protein 2 isoform X1, with product MAKSNTKYRVCSRESSVSSLLASCSLNGSNSSNSDGSFHYKDKWYSSASQALQAYIDDFDLSRVHPGVSTGKMNTDEGSTNMPQFSNYIYKPNNAFENLDYKKHSNSLSYRRLTINDADSISLTTDDLLKLPADGSFPFTYIGQGHRASRKNKKCVQRLGPLDIEKNSNFQEPFTPMGKDNLATPVVYTHINGKQRGRLKNPKLKNRTNKYISESSLSFPKKSSFEDNAEHNLEKNYPRWLTSQKSDLNVSGITSIPDFKYPVWLHNQDLLPDANSQRVYVEDQCSPRHSYQAQRTSRLMNKLGCFEYSFEPSNFSHYLSDDKGLVNEYKCDSEHNQCQCENPLLPGQSKKPFSGDKIELLILKAKKNLEQCTEELPRSMKKDDSPCSLDKLEAERSWENIPVTFKSPVPVNSDDNPQQTSRAKYAEGVLEDFLNNDNQTCTLSGGKHHGPVEALKQMLFNLQAVQESFSHNKTSEPKEEIKQALEVVKTQIWDQIKEAYQPGTIAVPHPFQVGDRVLVRRHRPSNLEPRWKGPYLVLLTTPTAVKVDGIAAWVHASHLKPAPPPAPNETWELERTDHPLKLRIRRRKNESTG
- the C13H18orf54 gene encoding lung adenoma susceptibility protein 2 isoform X2; its protein translation is MAKSNTKYRVCSRESSVSSLLASCSLNGSNSSNSDGSFHYKDKWYSSASQALQAYIDDFDLSRVHPGVSTGKMNTDEGSTNMPQFSNYIYKPNNAFENLDYKKHSNSLSYRRLTINDADSISLTTDDLLKLPADGSFPFTYIGQGHRASRKNKKCVQRLGPLDIEKNSNFQEPFTPMGKDNLATPVVYTHINGKQRGRLKNPKLKNRTNKYISESSLSFPKKSSFEDNAEHNLEKNYPRWLTSQKSDLNVSGITSIPDFKYPVWLHNQDLLPDANSQRVYVEDQCSPRHSYQAQRTSRLMNKLGCFEYSFEPSNFSHYLSDDKGLVNEYKCDSEHNQCQCENPLLPGQSKKPFSGDKIELLILKAKKNLEQCTEELPRSMKKDDSPCSLDKLEAERSWENIPVTFKSPVPVNSDDNPQQTSRAKYAEGVLEDFLNNDNQTCTLSGGKHHGPVEALKQMLFNLQAVQESFSHNKTSEPKEEIKQVGDRVLVRRHRPSNLEPRWKGPYLVLLTTPTAVKVDGIAAWVHASHLKPAPPPAPNETWELERTDHPLKLRIRRRKNESTG